cctttagtacctggtccccagtcctggaacctcagaggaggaggtaccaaaaaactagtaccaggtaccagactccaaaaaactagtaccaggtaccagattccaggtcctttctcgtaatggaaacgcaaaaaagtcgagtcgagtcgataccacgtagtggaaaagcAGCGTAAGAAGCAGTTCACCATGAGGAAGAAATTccggtgagtaatgacagacagatgaacggacgaatgaaactgaggacatgactgaggatggacagatctgaggaaaaactggtcacgaaagtctcccgcacctttaaatacaTTAAgggacattcatttgacctttcaaagtcactcaaggtcaaaggtcatggcaccagaTGAAAGCCTAAATGTGACTTCATATCTTTTGTCAataataattatatcaatatcttcaactgttttcaacttcGAACatgttgaaatgtgtcccatttgAAACCAGTGAGGATTTGGAACATttccaaaattattaaaaatttttaaaaacaatctattatttcccaattctttgaacagacttggtggaacttaccccaaagatgttccacgaCAAATATCAGGTCAATGTGACGGTTTCAGAGAAGAGTCTGGATTGAAAGAACAGTTTATGGACGAACAGCTGATCCCAATAATTGATCAGATCCATTGGACTAAAAAccagtggagggtccagacactcaggCATCGAGAGGTTAAATATGAGTTCACATCAAAGCGAGCTGTGCGTCAATAACTGGTCACATGGTCATCAGTCTGTTTATTGATCGATACATGATCCTTATTGATTGGACATTAACCATAATAATCAATACTTTTTCTTGatcagtgtttggttttttttcaggcCAGGAAGCGCCAGCGGGACGATGCAGAGACGGGGGGAGTGGGCGGGGCCTCAGTCATAGCCGTAGACATCATCGGAGGCGGTACCTCAGCGTCCGCCTCTTCTTCGTCTGCTGCGTCGAGGGCGGAGCTTATTAATGAGCGAATCGGATACAAGCCCCACCCCAAACCGGCCACGCTGCCTGGACTCTTTGGAAGTTTACAGTTTTGAATAAAGACGTCACATGACCAAACCCACACGTGTACGAGTGCTTCATCACATGACCAAACCCACAGCTGGTGGGCGGGGCCAAAGGGTCACAACCCCGCCCCCAGAATCATCAGAGTTCAACTCaaatcccattaaaaaaaaaactaaaaatagaaaaatgatcTAAAAGACTTTTACATGTGGAATAAACATTGATGGATTTGAACCAAATTAAaggccattatttaataaaaggcaaaaacttaaataaaaaaataaatcagtttggTGATTCTGATGATTTTAAACTTTTACTTGTGGTCGTTTTACTTTTTCCTccacttccttttcttctttaatgtcagtaaaaacagaaaatgttttaaaaatgtcttttcaaaCCAGACGTGAATCAGGTTTTTGCATCTGGAATAAAATGTTTAAACGAGTCGTATGTTTCATTTAAATAGTTTTTTTCCATATTTGAATTACAAATATCATGAGCACATGTAGGTAAGACCACACGTTCAGAGTTTTTACTGTGAACATTTACTGTCAATAGGatcagtatggaagtaaatctgtctcatcaggtttggaattataaaagccattgaatttctagcactgaaattaagtatctgaattttttgtctctcaatgttcataaatttagaataaaaaattcagaagtaaaaaaaattccgatcacacatctgggacaccaaagATAAGCAATGATTCAagttgaaccgacagccagccaactGAGGTCCGTTTGGTCGGTCATGTGAcaccaaaaaaattcagataatttcagggcaaaaaaattcagtggcttttattatTCAAATTCTGATGaggcagatttacttccatagatcaCACATTACTAATTACactaatttaattatttatttatcgaTTCACAATTTAACATCCACATCAGaatttacatttaaaacaataattacataaatacacaaatgaatgcaTCAGTCATAATTCTGTATTTACTGGCTGGTTTATTGATCTGTAAGTGGAGGAGGACCTTCATTCAGTCCTTTAAGTTGTagaaatcaaaataaattgtccaCACGATGACATTTTTGGAGATTTAAATGAAGTTgaattaatgatttattttgtaaCAAAGGAGGAGTTTATTTTTCGACTGGAAATAATGTCACAGGAAACAGTTTGTTGaagttttattttcataataaaagcTACAATAATATTTTATAAGAGTTTAAACATATAAAAGACAAAAGGCTGATTAGTgtcaataaaaacagtaaaaacatctgtagtttatttacaaacagtcagtaggcggagcctggagcatcacTCCGCCCCTAAACAGTCCACGCAGTAACACTAACCAATCAGGACTCAGGTTCATTCACATCAGttcttcatatttggattcaaactTTAATCTGGGTCGTTTTTATTTGACGACACGAAGTCTgaggctctgattggtcagaaaaCGCCTTCCTAACTAAAGGTGGGCGTGGCCTGACATCATGATTGGCAGCTGGacatgaagtaaaaataaaaatattacattagTGTCATGAGTTGACAAACACGTTGCCATGGTAACGGTGTGGAGTTTGTCACACTTTTGTGTGGTGTTTTCGGTTTGTTCGGTCACATTTGTTTCACATTTACAGTTCGCGTTGTTCAGTGTTCGATTCGTGCTTGTGTATTTTACATGTTTGTAGTTTTCAGATTTGTttagtgtttttcatgttttacagttttgtttaatgtttcatgatttttgtgttaatattttttgtttgtgttgtatttttcgtgttttgtattttcatgtttgttttgtattttcatgttttgtatttttcgtgtttttcatgttttgtatttttcgtgtttgttttgtatttttcgtgtttgttttgtattttagtgtttttgtattttcgtgttttatattttagtgtttttgtatttttcacgtttgttttgtatttttcgtgtttgttttgtattttagtgtttttgtattttagtgttttgtattttcgagtttgtgttgtatttttcgtgtttgttttgtattttagtgtttttgtatttttcgtgttttgtattttagtgtttttgtattttcgtgtttgtgttgtatttttcgtgcttgttttgtattttagtgtTTTGTATTTTCGTGTTTGTGTCGTAtttttcatgtttgtgttgtatttcacgtttgtgttgtatttttcgcgtttgttgtgtatttttcgcgtttgttgtgtatttttcatgtttgttgtgtatttgttgtttgttgtgtattttagtgttattgtatttgtcatgtttgtgttgtatttttcctgtttgtgttatttgtcatgtttgttgtgtatttttcatatttgtgtcgcattctttgtgtttgtgttgtatttttcgtGTTATCTGTTTGGTGTTTGGACTCTCGCTCCTCaggtttgttgtgtatttttttgcgtttgtgttgtatttttttgcgtttgtgttgtatttttttgcgtttgtgttgtatttttttgtgtttgtgttgtatgttTTTGCGTTTGTGTTGTCATTTGTTTGGTGTTCGGACTCTCGGCTCCtcaggtttgtgtttgtttgaaataaattaacatgaatATGCGTCTGTTCGGTtctgtttgacctgtttttcGTGTTTTTACCGAGACGTCATCGTCTGACCACACCCCCGTCAGACCGTCGTATAAACTAAACTCtgctgatgtcacttcctgtggGCGGTGC
This genomic window from Sphaeramia orbicularis unplaced genomic scaffold, fSphaOr1.1, whole genome shotgun sequence contains:
- the LOC115416506 gene encoding anaphase-promoting complex subunit CDC26-like is translated as MLRRKPTRLELKIDDTEEFESIKKELEARKRQRDDAETGGVGGASVIAVDIIGGGTSASASSSSAASRAELINERIGYKPHPKPATLPGLFGSLQF